A section of the Triplophysa dalaica isolate WHDGS20190420 chromosome 8, ASM1584641v1, whole genome shotgun sequence genome encodes:
- the dcbld2 gene encoding discoidin, CUB and LCCL domain-containing protein 2 — translation MDGSVMVGRGTRGAAVFIQIVFILLLSARSSRAQKGDGCGHTVLGVGSGSLASLGYPLSYPSNSVCEWEISVSPGQTIRVHIADLDINKNNCQVSYLRLYKGIGLGRSEIVKFCGEREWRDALVSEGHQITVQFMSGPHSRERGLFLSYSTSQHTDLITCLEKGEHFTEAEFSKFCPAGCLTDFGEVSGTIPHGYRDSSPLCLAGIHAGVVTNTLGGQISVVSSKGIPHYESSLANNVTSVAGNLSPSLFTFKTSGCYGTLGLESGVVSGSQITASSVWEWGGHGKEPTIWGPTGARLKTRGRPWAAANSDIKEWIQVDLKKEKRITGITTTGSTLSEYQFYVSAYEVLYSHDGQQWNGCQEVGSDKNKIFQGNTNYLQEVRNNFIPPIEARFIRICPYQWHQRIALKMELLGCQPHTARPRIFHSAPPPPRGRSTAPPLQERTTRTPNVRNTTMTPHSHDEVALVAVLVPVLVVVLMTPVLVIVCSWLWKNRKSPEATYDLPHWERTVWWKSMKQLLPSKLDGDECVRYSSTAQVDHQRPRLEPAEYAHPLVSGTMASLGQRSTFKPEDGDDPEYDAPIPPEHYHAYAEPLPASGVEYATPIMIDRANHLSGGTLPFRGRGLLARTDSSQSANSAYDTPKSTSDQATTTEGQLYQVPQNTHNAPCQKTD, via the exons GGGACGGCTGTGGACACACAGTGCTGGGTGTGGGTAGTGGAAGCCTGGCGTCTCTGGGTTACCCTCTGTCCTATCCATCGAACTCCGTGTGTGAGTGGGAGATCAGCGTGTCCCCCGGACAAACGATCCGTGTGCACATCGCAGACCTTGATATCAATAAAAACAACTGTCAGGTGTCTTACCTTCGACTGTATAAAGGCATCGGACTTGGACGATCAGAAATCG TGAAGTTctgtggagagagagaatggagaGACGCTCTAGTGTCGGAGGGACATCAGATCACAGTTCAGTTCATGAGTGGACCCCACAGCAGAGAGCGTGGCCTCTTCCTCTCCTACAGCACTAGCCAGCACACAG ATCTCATTACCTGCCTGGAGAAAGGAGAGCACTTCACTGAAGCAGAGTTCAG TAAATTCTGTCCTGCGGGATGCCTGACTGATTTCGGAGAGGTTTCGGGAACCATTCCACACGGATACAGAGAC TCTTCTCCACTCTGCCTGGCCGGAATTCATGCGGGTGTGGTCACCAACACTCTGGGGGGGCAGATCAGTGTAGTCAGCAGTAAAGGCATCCCACACTACGAAAGCTCACTGGCTAACAATGTGACATCTGTGGC TGGAAATCTCTCGCCCAGTCTTTTTACCTTCAAGACGAGCG gTTGCTATGGTACTTTGGGATTAGAGTCGGGGGTGGTCAGTGGCTCTCAGATCACAGCCTCCTCAGTGTGGGAATGGGGCGGTCATGGAAAGGAACCCACCATCTGGGGCCCAACAGGGGCCCGTCTTAAAACTCGGGGACGTCCTTGGGCAGCAGCAAACAGTGACATAAAAGAATGGATTCAAGTGGACCtaaagaaggaaaaaagaatAACAG GTATTACTACCACTGGCTCCACCCTCTCAGAATATCAGTTTTACGTTTCGGCCTACGAGGTGTTATATAGTCATGATGGACAGCAGTGGAATGGCTGTCAGGAAGTAGGATCGGACAAAAACAAG ATTTTCCAAGGCAACACCAACTATTTGCAGGAAGTGCGGAACAACTTTATTCCTCCAATCGAAGCGCGGTTTATCAGGATATGCCCCTACCAGTGGCACCAGAGGATCGCCCTTAAAATGGAGCTGCTGGGCTGCCAACCGCATACGG CAAGGCCAAGAATATTCCACTCAGCCCCTCCTCCGCCCCGTGGGAGAAGCACAGCTCCCCCTCTTCAGGAGAGGACGACACGCACGCCCAACGTCCGAAATACCACCATGACTCCTCACTCTCACGATG AGGTGGCTCTGGTGGCAGTGTTGGTTCCGGTACTGGTGGTTGTCCTGATGACCCCCGTCTTGGTAATAGTGTGCTCGTGGCTTTGGAAGAACAG AAAAAGCCCAGAGGCAACTTATGACCTTCCGCACTGGGAGCGCACAG TATGGTGGAAGAGCATGAAACAGTTGTTGCCCTCTAAGCTGGATGGAGATGAATGTGTACGTTACAGTTCAACAGCACAAGTGGACCACCAGAGACCACGACTGGAGCctgcag AATATGCTCATCCACTTGTCAGTGGTACCATGGCATCTCTGGGACAAAGGTCAACCTTTAAACCCGAGGATGGTGATGACCCGGAGTATGATGCGCCTATTCCCCCAGAACATTACCATGCTTACGCTGAGCCCCTCCCTGCGTCTGGGGTTGAATATGCAACTCCAATCATGATTGACAGAGCGAACCACCTATCAGGAGGCACACTGCCCTTCAGAGGGCGGGGACTGCTGGCTCGGACAGACAGCAGCCAATCAGCAAATTCAGCCTACGACACACCCAAAAGCACATCTGATCAAGCCACAACCACCGAAGGACAGTTGTACCAGGTGCCTCAGAATACCCACAATGCACCATGTCAGAAAACAGACTGA
- the cmss1 gene encoding LOW QUALITY PROTEIN: protein CMSS1 (The sequence of the model RefSeq protein was modified relative to this genomic sequence to represent the inferred CDS: inserted 1 base in 1 codon), which produces MADDLGDEWWTQGDNSGPSEVEEDPQPSTEEQQNKSTSKKRKSEKPTQENTKKKKRKKTDQKECFITQERTEEKGDKESNTKKKRRKKKKTITDVLASAEPVPGSPSDLRSILKTHYSQTRSVIEQEELTLPDSCFLNINDLTHTLSSYLKEVCPKWAKIQKQHTQTRSIVLLIVCGSALRTIDLIKQLGAFKGQAKVQKLFARHIKLDDHIKXLGKGVTHIGVGTPGRIAALLEKEGLTMQGLRYLIFDWNHRDQKQRRMVDVPEVKTDLLKIMDLGLVQSCREGSVKIGLF; this is translated from the exons ATGGCTGATGATTTAGGAGACGAGTGGTGGACTCAGGGCGACAATTCTG GTCCGTCAGAGGTGGAAGAGGACCCACAGCCCTCTACAGAAGAGCAACAGAATAAATCTACATCAAAGAAACGAAAAAGTGAAAAACCGACACAAGAAAACaccaagaaaaagaaaagaaagaaaactgatCAG AAGGAATGTTTCATCACACAGGAGAGAACAGAGGAAAAGGGTGATAAAGAATCCAACACAAAAAAGAAGAGACGAAAG AAGAAGAAAACTATCACAGATGTCCTGGCGAGCGCCGAGCCTGTGCCTGGCTCTCCATCTGACCTGAGGAGCATTCTGAAGACTCACTATAGCCAGACACGCTCTGTTATCGAGCAGGAGGAACTGACGCTACCGG ACTCTTGTTTCCTGAACATTAATGATCTCACACATACTTTGTCCTCCTACCTCAAAGAAG tcTGTCCAAAGTGGGCTAAAATACAGAAGCAGCACACCCAGACACGGTCAATCGTATTGCTCATTGTTTGTGGATCTGCTCTCAGGACCATTGACCTCATTAA GCAGCTAGGCGCATTCAAAGGACAAGCGAAAGTGCAGAAGTTGTTCGCGAGACACATCAAGTTGGATGACCATATAA TCTTAGGCAAAGGTGTGACGCATATTGGCGTTGGAACCCCGGGGAGAATCGCCGCGCTTTTAGAAAAAG AGGGTTTGACCATGCAGGGATTGCGATATCTGATATTCGACTGGAACCACAGAGACCAGAAGCAGAGAAGAATGGTGGATGTACCAGAG gTGAAAACAGACTTGTTGAAGATAATGGACCTTGGTCTAGTGCAAAGCTGCAGAGAAGGATCAGTTAAAATAGGACTCTTTTGA
- the tmem30c gene encoding transmembrane protein 30C: MVKKQVGTGPLSRRPDNSAFKQQRLPAWSPSLTAQTVLPTFYILSLVCLILGIWLVITVENTYQLKVDYTNSGSCERCFELRKNATNAKTPCECWVNFNVPKLFLGDVFFYYGLRNFHQNLRRYMDSRDDAQMVGRKKNLKTPSSYCAPPFDYDARGVPIAPCGAVANSMFNDSFSVTYHPTTARSALVPLYRKGIAWYTDKNVKFRNPPTNDTFTLQQAFEGTTQPLYWQRPVYDLAQSDPLNNGFINDDLIIWMREAAFPNFKKLYGVLSRAQGPFTEGLPAGNYNISINYNYPVEYFRGRKEVVISTVSWFGGQNHFLPIAYLVTSGLILVTSFVLTAVYVKVGKKGKNMEE; the protein is encoded by the exons ATGGTTAAGAAGCAGGTAGGTACTGGGCCGTTGTCGAGGCGTCCTGATAATTCGGCGTTTAAACAGCAGAGGTTACCAGCCTGGTCTCCGTCTCTCACAGCACAGACTGTCCTGCCAACATTCTACATTCTGTCTCTGGTTTGTTTGATACTGGGAATATGGCTTGTCATCACAGTTGAGAACACTTACCAACTGAAG GTGGACTACACAAATTCTGGGTCGTGTGAGCGATGCTTTGAGTTACGGAAGAATGCCACCAATGCCAAAACCCCCTGCGAGTGCTGGGTCAACTTCAATGTTCCTAAACTCTTTCTG GGTGATGTATTCTTTTACTACGGTCTGAGGAACTTTCATCAGAACCTGCGGAGGTACATGGACTCCCGCGACGATGCACAGATGGTGGGGAGGAAAAAAAACCTGAAG ACACCGAGTTCATACTGCGCCCCCCCGTTCGATTACGATGCAAGAGGAGTGCCCATTGCCCCCTGTGGCGCTGTGGCCAACAGCATGTTTAATG ACTCATTTAGTGTGACTTATCATCCAACTACCGCACGATCAGCGCTGGTTCCACTCTACAGGAAGGGCATCGCGTGGTACACAGACAAAAACGTGAAATTCCGTAACCCCCCAACCAACGACACATTTACACTTCAACAGGCCTTCGAAG GCACGACTCAGCCTTTATATTGGCAGCGTCCTGTCTATGACCTGGCCCAGAGTGACCCCCTGAATAATGGCTTCATAAATGATGACCTCATTATTTGGATGAGAGAGGCAGCCTTCCCTAATTTCAAAAAGCTTTACGGGGTTCTCAGTCGTGCTCAGGGGCCGTTCACCGAAGGCCTGCCTGCTGGCAACTACAACATCTCCATCAATTACA ATTATCCTGTTGAGTACTTCAGAGGTCGGAAGGAGGTGGTGATCTCTACTGTGTCCTGGTTTGGGGGACAGAATCACTTCTTGCCCATAGCATACCTGGTGACCAGTGGACTGATCCTAGTGACATCGTTTGTTCTCACAGCAGTGTACGTTAAAGTGGGAAAAAAAGGCAAGAACATGGaagaataa